The following proteins are encoded in a genomic region of Rattus rattus isolate New Zealand chromosome 2, Rrattus_CSIRO_v1, whole genome shotgun sequence:
- the LOC116891516 gene encoding sulfotransferase 1A1 has protein sequence MEFSRPPLVHVKGVPLIKYFAETIGPLQNFTAWPDDLLISTYPKSGTTWMSEILDMIYQDGKLEKCGRAPIYARVPFLEFKCPGVPSGLETLEKTPAPRLLKTHLPLSLLPQSLLDQKVKVIYIARNAKDVVVSYYNFYNMAKLHPDPGTWDSFLENFMDGKVSYGSWYQHVKEWWELRHTHPVLYLFYEDIKENPKREIKKILEFLGRSLPEETVDSIVHYTSFKKMKENCMTNYTTIPTEIMDHNVSPFMRKGTIGDWKNTFTVAQNERFDAHYAKTMTDCDFKFRCEL, from the exons ATGGAATTCTCCCGTCCACCGCTAGTGCATGTGAAGGGTGTCCCACTCATCAAATACTTTGCAGAGACAATTGGGCCATTGCAGAACTTCACAGCCTGGCCTGATGACTTGCTGATCAGCACATACCCAAAGTCTG GTACTACCTGGATGAGTGAGATCCTGGATATGATCTATCAGGATGGCAAGCTAGAGAAGTGTGGCCGTGCCCCCATCTATGCCCGGGTACCCTTCCTTGAGTTCAAATGTCCAGGGGTTCCCTCAG GTCTTGAAACTTTGGAAAAGACACCAGCCCCACGGCTCCTTAAGACACATCTGCCCCTGTCCTTGCTCCCTCAGAGTCTGCTGGATCAGAAGGtcaag GTGATCTACATTGCCCGAAATGCAAAGGATGTGGTTGTCTCCTATTATAACTTCTACAACATGGCCAAGCTGCACCCTGATCCAGGCACCTGGGACAGCTTCTTGGAGAACTTCATGGATGGGAAAG TGTCCTATGGGTCGTGGTACCAGCACGTGAAGGAGTGGTGGGAGCTGAGACACACTCACCCTGTTCTCTATCTCTTCTATGAAGACATAAAGGAG AACCCCAAAAGGGAGATCAAGAAGATTCTAGAGTTTTTAGGGCGCTCTCTACCCGAGGAGACTGTGGATTCCATTGTTCACTACACatctttcaagaaaatgaaagagaactgCATGACTAACTACACAACCATCCCCACTGAGATTATGGACCACAATGTTTCTCCCTTCATGAGGAAAG gtacTATTGGGGACTGGAAAAATACCTTCACTGTAGCCCAGAATGAGCGCTTTGATGCCCACTATGCTAAGACAATGACAGATTGTGACTTTAAGTTTCGTTGTGAACTATAA
- the Sgf29 gene encoding SAGA-associated factor 29 encodes MALVSADSRIAELLTELHQLIKQTQEERSRSEHNLVNIQKTHERMQTENKISPYYRTKLRGLYTTAKADAEAECNILRKALDKIAEIKSLLEERRIAAKIAGLYNDSEPPRKTMRRGVLMTLLQQSAMTLPLWIGKPGDKPPPLCGAIPASGDYVAKPGDKVAARVKAVEGDEQWILAEVVSYSHATNKYEVDDIDEEGKERHTLSRRRIIPLPQWKANPETDPEALFQKEQLVLALYPQTTCFYRALIHTPPQRPQDDYSVLFEDTSYADGYSPPLNVAQRYVVACKEPKKK; translated from the exons ATGGCCCTTGTGTCTGCTGACTCTCGAATTGCAGAGCTTCTCACAGAGCTCCATCAGCTGATCAAGCAAACCCAG GAAGAGCGATCGAGAAGTGAGCACAACTTGGTGAACATTCAGAAAACCCACGAGCGAATGCAGACAGAGAACAAGA TTTCTCCTTATTACCGGACAAAGCTCCGAGGGCTCTACACAACCGCCAAGGCCGATGCGGAGGCGGAGTGCAA CATCCTCCGCAAAGCGCTGGATAAGATAGCTGAGATCAAGTCTCTGTTGGAAGAGAGGCGGATTG CGGCCAAGATCGCAGGTCTCTACAATGACTCAGAGCCCCCACGGAAGACCATGCGCAGAGGGGTGCTGATGACGCTACTGCAGCAGTCTGCCATGACCCTGCCCCTCTGGATCGGGAAGCCTGGTGacaa GCCCCCACCCCTCTGTGGAGCCATTCCAGCCTCAGGGGACTATGTGGCCAAACCTGGAGACAAGGTGGCTGCTAGGGTGAAGGCTGTGGAAGGGGATGAGCAGTGGATCCTAGCTGAAGTAGTCAGTTACAGCCATGCTACCAACAA GTATGAGGTAGACGACATTGATGAAGAAGGCAAAGA GAGACATACCCTGAGCCGACGGCGCATCATCCCACTGCCTCAGTGGAAAGCTAACCCTGAGACAGACCCTGAGGCCTTATTCCAGAAGGAGCAGCTGGTGCTGGCACTATATCCCCAGACCACCTGCTTCTACCGTGCCCTGATCCACACCCCACCACAGAGG CCTCAGGATGACTACTCAGTCCTGTTTGAAGATACCTCCTATGCAGATGGCTACTCCCCTCCCCTCAATGTGGCCCAGAGGTACGTGGTGGCTTGTAAGGAGCCCAAGAAAAAGTGA